A genomic stretch from Candidatus Thiothrix anitrata includes:
- a CDS encoding PA14 domain-containing protein: MRSPHNKSMLTVRASGLLQRIILNGFLPIFLFFSSVNAYPAIDGLGSHAYATRQPLAVYPHITSLAAVRLQDLTDANSIALAAQTAVDATALMPQGQRTLLNVDLDFLALADGAVITADAVGRVVQVTTTSGELLPDRGIWLDQGVVAARQRVSAFFQAYQQRQGQLDRVALEYSGLGLSAADVKAAGDASGDLDAYLTAIETDPRFATEDLATRLGFSDLSSMYTGDAQAATRQAHWNAVMKQRVAAYLQQAFYQPLASVYPQAQVAARDYYRQTPDFTVPGSAFQTTEGALAGNAQGRNLTGILPDAGLQIDGAAYPATPFNAFRYETNRLRSMVLSSPESIFPTLNPPNPAAASGMSALLAGSDLYQEMVIHAALTGARQFVYQNASATADQETSLNKTLQEVDAVLGVTAANTTADNLSAWQQPFVLTSARGANGTVWRFSPQLDATTPLANTILQQQPAVFAVAGLQVTVPAAQVHRVDNSASAQGVWLTESENPLATNCPQPLAVGRECVAYYAGDAFAEPATLLVEKTAPAVDAAGAATVLFARDWKSGGADAAAGRDQFTVQYNANLDLPAGLYQFVIKADDQVRLWVDDQLLLDGNVAETTAARNLSADVALSGLHTLKLEYTDLADEAVLELGMQRLASSAADDCSTVPSGKFCGQFFANRLLSGTPAAIASTPTIAFDWGNGKPLPSLPADNFSARWVGDFQFAAGNYTFTTTADDGVRVWVDDELLVDAWKDQAPTTYVKSKTLSAGKHRVKMEYYERGGGAVAKLNWEKTQSCDNIPTGQFCAEYYNNVDFVGNPAKIQNETAINYEWKGGSPAEGVNPDRFAVRWQGDFELAGDYRFVAKVDDRMRVWVGDDLIIDLWESNDAKEHFHDVSLAAGKHRIKVEMREYGGWARAMMSWEQRADCEGAPDNAFCGAFYAGDALAGDVLRTQKVDALNVNWGTGRVMHGVPADMFSARWLGKFDFPTSGYYRFNTEMDDGVKVWVGDQLVIDQWSSDWRWSGKAQSVPFIEAGKHIVKVEYRERYGAAFLNLGWQLVDGCGTTPENAFCLSYFNNQTLSGIPAQVLKTPTTIDYAWGDAQPEPMVWKDEFSARWVGKVNFEDATYRFATDVDDGVRIWVDGEELPLNAWNQAWPNYGKYHILKRMSPGLHDLKIEYREGWGAAKAKVTWEKAPDCSTAPDSQFCAAFFNGTALQGAPLDTRFDSAINFDWLNGSPTPAVPRDNFSARWIGNFTFAEGEYTFTARTDDGFRLWVDGKPLIDSWKPQSATTHIKRVFLAEGSHEVKVEYYEQGGNALVQLAWQIDLAGQPQAPVNLKASQVTQTAATLDWTAQELASSYRVYRDGELVATVTTPKFTDTDVAVTQSYAYRVTALWASGRESLPSTLNVTIPDTQAPTQPANLRAQAVTGDSIQLVWQAASDNVAVARYRVLRDGVQVAETTTPSFTDNGLSSFSRYAYNVLALDAAGNVSLMSNPLTAYTSDGTPPSVPQALQAFADRGQVTLSWQAATDNAGVSAYRILRDEQEIGTSTTTRFGDTSVQQNTTYRYQVVALDSAGNQSEPSTAVSLLSGDSTAPSAPTNLSANADTTRLQVALRWDASSDNVGVAQYRVLRNGRLLAVSRLATYTDTDVQLGNTYRYSVTAEDAAGNASIASNAVETSLSDICESTQLYYQQHVESHVSNCAGCHVAGGMAQNSRLIFSTGDNSTARNLNALNAITQTVGKTTVLQKASGQVAHGGGAVLPVDSEALQVFTTLLDKLADPQQCEIVDPGTGSAVLVESMAANCASCHGSNGVSHGPATPSLAGINSHYFSKVMRDYQTENRASTVMGRIAKGYSAQEIGQLATFFAAQPFTIAEQTTDAAQVARGQGLHQQYCASCHTANGRDDSMTGVRLAGQWQPYLERTLQDYATNRSHAPTGMANQLSALLAREDGEALNALAAFYASSPADSQAPDAPEYVEVAAYTPRGVTLTWMDAFDDWGVSYYEIYRDGVLIGRSRYNSFTDTGLAQGSYRYTIVAVDASGNRSVVSNEVVASVSSETATPNGVQLLDYPETLRKAAVLLLNRTPTAAELAAVTSEETFRSTLRTMLDAAGALNPFVYRAGHEVFLSNGAARVNSGNGGIQTMDFPSLATLTTEEMNIVSDTIRKEPVFLMQYIVGSDRPWTEVLTADYTVLNPMLSKALGAQPLEAFTNATDQNELRPARIPQVSARFANKPFPHAGVLTTNAWLSRFPTTDTNRNRHRASKVYKQFLGLNIEALAQRPLNDSENGDFRVPTMENPNCMVCHTVMDPVAGAFKEWGNNARYLQNFNGTQGDKDSLAWTYKSSNYPLSHLGQSWYQKGDLWYRDMLMPGLDGKAMPGGFTGFGSETWVDSVNLLVNPSAESGVSGWTTVTGQAEASNKAACSRITRDPKSGQALFNLGVCNQDTVETLLQQTIDITSHASVVDAGKAAVNYGAYMSTKGDGDILSVWVTFVGSDDQVLGESRILLETISWQWGNQKAEQAVPVGTRHLRFNLRGVRSPRAWSDKLLDVYADDVFLTLKTPASNVAAAEGLQDSLQWLGKHLVADQRFAKGGVHFWYRTLFKREPLTAPVNPAAEGYAQQMAAFNEQDAQLTTLAEQFRQDSGHGVWNVKDLLINMVASPLFRAESGYLDAAGKQAIPDLGMARLLTPEEINGKLKSLVGAEWSSFRPERAWSDRMGLFYGGFDGGSLQPIPNTEMNTLMSKIPERMAMELSCNVVYNDFRTTATERKLFRAVEPTDTPSLEELGDSQANMLLNPGAEHGMANWVIEQGTARILSGKAGCDGGPSIRSGQAIFNPGSICKAPTPLGRMYQDVDVTAWATTIDAGQGRAVFGAALRGWSTNNDEASISLSFRDASGVEVGTSAVLSSARNGWENISTATNVPANTRLIRFVMQGRNLGVNTNTDAFVDDTYLRVVADGSDYMAAGEKRIRSNIQFLHKHLLNEDLPLDDAEIDRTYRLFSEVQADASGVGTSACRLYSDWEDPQRTKRAWSIVMMYLLTDARFLYE; encoded by the coding sequence ATGAGATCGCCACACAATAAAAGTATGCTAACCGTGCGTGCTTCTGGCTTATTGCAACGTATCATTTTGAATGGTTTTCTGCCTATCTTCTTGTTTTTTAGTAGTGTCAATGCGTATCCGGCCATTGATGGTTTGGGTAGTCACGCTTACGCGACACGCCAGCCGTTGGCGGTTTACCCCCACATTACTTCGTTGGCAGCCGTCCGGTTACAGGATTTGACGGATGCCAATAGTATTGCCTTAGCAGCACAAACAGCAGTCGATGCGACAGCCTTGATGCCACAAGGGCAACGCACTTTGCTTAATGTGGATTTGGACTTTTTGGCATTGGCCGACGGTGCTGTTATTACTGCTGACGCAGTGGGTAGAGTGGTGCAGGTAACGACTACTAGCGGTGAGTTATTGCCTGACCGTGGTATTTGGCTTGATCAAGGTGTGGTGGCTGCGCGGCAGCGGGTGTCAGCATTTTTTCAAGCGTATCAGCAACGTCAGGGACAACTTGATCGGGTTGCTTTGGAATACAGCGGCTTAGGCTTAAGTGCGGCTGATGTAAAAGCGGCGGGTGATGCTTCTGGTGATTTAGATGCCTATCTTACTGCGATTGAAACTGACCCGCGTTTCGCTACAGAAGATTTGGCAACACGTTTGGGCTTTAGTGATTTAAGTTCCATGTACACAGGCGATGCGCAGGCCGCTACCCGTCAGGCACATTGGAATGCGGTGATGAAGCAACGGGTCGCAGCTTATTTGCAACAAGCATTTTATCAGCCATTAGCCAGTGTATACCCGCAAGCTCAAGTGGCAGCGCGTGATTATTATCGCCAAACCCCTGATTTTACTGTGCCGGGTAGTGCTTTCCAAACTACTGAAGGTGCGCTGGCAGGCAATGCGCAAGGGCGTAACCTGACGGGTATTTTGCCAGATGCGGGCTTGCAGATCGACGGTGCGGCTTACCCAGCTACGCCATTTAACGCATTCCGCTATGAAACCAACCGCTTGCGCAGCATGGTGTTGTCCTCGCCTGAATCTATTTTTCCAACCTTGAATCCGCCGAACCCAGCCGCAGCCAGCGGGATGAGTGCGTTACTAGCCGGTAGCGATTTGTATCAGGAAATGGTGATTCATGCGGCATTGACTGGGGCGCGTCAGTTTGTTTATCAAAACGCCAGTGCGACGGCAGATCAAGAAACCAGTCTAAATAAAACCCTGCAAGAAGTGGATGCTGTGTTGGGTGTGACTGCTGCGAATACCACAGCGGATAATTTATCTGCATGGCAACAGCCGTTTGTGCTGACTTCCGCACGCGGGGCTAACGGTACGGTATGGCGGTTTAGCCCGCAGTTGGATGCGACTACACCGCTGGCAAATACCATTCTTCAGCAGCAACCCGCTGTCTTTGCTGTGGCTGGTTTGCAAGTGACAGTGCCAGCCGCACAGGTGCATCGCGTGGATAATTCCGCATCAGCGCAGGGTGTGTGGTTAACGGAAAGCGAAAATCCGCTGGCGACAAATTGTCCTCAACCGTTGGCGGTTGGGCGTGAATGCGTTGCGTATTACGCGGGTGATGCGTTTGCCGAGCCTGCCACTTTATTGGTGGAAAAAACAGCTCCAGCCGTTGATGCCGCAGGTGCTGCGACGGTGTTGTTTGCACGCGACTGGAAGTCGGGCGGGGCAGATGCTGCTGCCGGACGTGATCAGTTTACGGTGCAATACAACGCAAATCTTGATCTTCCGGCGGGGCTTTATCAGTTTGTGATTAAAGCTGATGATCAAGTGCGGCTTTGGGTGGATGATCAATTGTTGTTGGATGGTAACGTGGCTGAAACCACCGCTGCCCGCAACTTGAGTGCTGATGTGGCGTTGTCCGGTTTGCATACCTTGAAGCTGGAATACACCGATTTAGCCGATGAAGCGGTGTTGGAACTGGGGATGCAACGCCTCGCTAGCAGTGCAGCAGATGATTGTTCTACCGTGCCGAGCGGTAAGTTTTGTGGGCAGTTTTTCGCAAATCGTTTGTTGAGTGGCACACCGGCAGCAATTGCGTCTACACCTACCATTGCATTTGACTGGGGTAATGGTAAGCCGTTGCCGAGTTTACCTGCTGATAACTTCTCCGCCCGTTGGGTTGGTGATTTTCAATTTGCAGCTGGGAATTACACGTTCACCACGACCGCTGATGATGGCGTGCGGGTATGGGTTGATGATGAGTTATTAGTTGATGCATGGAAAGATCAAGCACCCACGACTTATGTGAAAAGCAAAACCCTGAGCGCGGGTAAGCATCGCGTCAAAATGGAATATTACGAGCGGGGTGGCGGTGCAGTAGCGAAGTTGAATTGGGAAAAAACCCAAAGCTGCGATAATATTCCTACCGGGCAATTCTGTGCGGAATACTACAACAACGTCGATTTCGTGGGTAATCCGGCGAAAATCCAAAATGAAACTGCGATTAATTACGAGTGGAAAGGTGGCTCACCAGCTGAAGGGGTTAATCCTGATCGTTTTGCGGTACGGTGGCAGGGTGATTTTGAGCTGGCAGGTGATTATCGCTTTGTTGCCAAAGTCGATGACCGGATGCGGGTATGGGTCGGTGATGACTTGATCATTGACTTGTGGGAAAGCAATGACGCGAAAGAACATTTCCATGATGTGTCTTTGGCTGCTGGAAAACATCGCATCAAAGTAGAAATGCGTGAGTACGGTGGTTGGGCGCGTGCCATGATGTCATGGGAGCAACGCGCCGATTGTGAAGGCGCACCTGACAACGCTTTTTGTGGCGCGTTTTATGCTGGTGATGCGTTAGCGGGTGATGTACTGCGCACTCAAAAAGTAGATGCGTTGAATGTTAACTGGGGTACTGGGCGTGTGATGCACGGCGTGCCCGCTGATATGTTCTCGGCACGCTGGTTGGGTAAATTCGATTTCCCTACTTCCGGCTATTATCGTTTCAATACTGAAATGGATGACGGGGTAAAAGTGTGGGTCGGTGATCAACTGGTGATTGACCAGTGGAGTTCTGACTGGCGTTGGTCAGGTAAGGCGCAATCCGTTCCATTTATTGAGGCGGGTAAGCATATCGTTAAAGTTGAATACCGTGAGCGTTATGGCGCGGCTTTCCTTAACTTGGGCTGGCAGTTAGTTGATGGTTGTGGCACCACCCCGGAAAATGCGTTTTGTCTGTCTTACTTCAACAATCAGACATTAAGCGGGATTCCGGCGCAAGTGCTGAAAACGCCGACTACGATTGATTATGCTTGGGGCGATGCGCAACCTGAACCAATGGTGTGGAAGGATGAATTCTCCGCCCGTTGGGTAGGTAAGGTGAATTTTGAAGATGCCACTTACCGTTTTGCTACCGATGTAGATGATGGCGTGCGGATTTGGGTTGATGGTGAAGAATTGCCGTTGAATGCGTGGAATCAGGCGTGGCCTAACTACGGCAAGTATCACATCCTTAAGAGAATGTCGCCGGGTCTGCACGATTTGAAAATCGAATACCGCGAGGGTTGGGGTGCAGCCAAGGCAAAAGTCACATGGGAAAAAGCCCCGGATTGCAGCACTGCCCCTGATAGTCAATTCTGTGCCGCGTTCTTTAACGGTACAGCATTGCAAGGTGCGCCGTTGGATACGCGCTTCGATAGTGCTATCAACTTTGATTGGTTGAATGGAAGCCCCACACCAGCAGTTCCACGCGATAATTTCTCGGCACGCTGGATTGGTAATTTTACTTTTGCGGAAGGCGAATACACCTTTACTGCGCGTACCGATGATGGTTTCCGCCTGTGGGTTGATGGCAAACCTTTGATTGATTCGTGGAAACCACAAAGTGCGACCACTCATATCAAACGCGTTTTCCTAGCCGAAGGTTCGCACGAGGTGAAAGTCGAATACTACGAGCAAGGTGGTAACGCACTCGTGCAATTGGCATGGCAGATTGACCTCGCAGGTCAACCGCAAGCACCGGTCAATTTAAAAGCCAGTCAAGTGACGCAAACAGCGGCTACTTTGGATTGGACAGCGCAGGAGTTAGCCAGCTCTTACCGCGTGTATCGTGATGGTGAATTAGTCGCAACAGTTACTACACCCAAGTTTACTGATACCGATGTGGCTGTTACGCAAAGCTATGCCTATCGTGTGACCGCGTTGTGGGCGAGTGGGCGTGAATCATTGCCAAGTACTTTGAACGTTACCATCCCGGATACGCAAGCACCGACCCAACCCGCGAATCTGAGAGCGCAGGCGGTAACGGGTGATTCGATCCAGTTGGTGTGGCAAGCAGCCAGTGACAATGTGGCAGTGGCACGTTACCGGGTATTGCGTGATGGGGTACAAGTGGCAGAAACCACTACACCAAGCTTCACCGATAACGGTTTGAGCAGCTTTAGCCGCTATGCGTATAACGTGTTGGCGTTGGATGCCGCAGGCAATGTTTCCCTGATGTCGAATCCATTGACCGCGTATACCAGCGATGGTACGCCGCCTTCTGTGCCACAAGCGTTACAGGCGTTTGCTGACAGAGGACAAGTTACCTTAAGTTGGCAAGCCGCTACCGATAATGCGGGGGTTTCAGCTTATCGGATTTTGCGTGACGAGCAGGAAATTGGTACAAGCACCACAACACGTTTTGGTGATACCAGCGTACAGCAAAATACTACCTATCGTTATCAGGTGGTGGCACTCGATAGTGCAGGTAATCAGTCTGAGCCGAGTACTGCGGTTAGTTTGCTAAGTGGTGATTCCACCGCGCCGAGTGCTCCGACAAATCTGAGTGCCAACGCCGACACCACACGCTTGCAAGTGGCACTGCGTTGGGATGCATCAAGTGATAATGTGGGTGTGGCTCAATACCGCGTATTGCGTAACGGGCGTTTATTGGCGGTTAGTAGATTAGCCACGTACACCGATACGGATGTACAGCTTGGCAATACCTATCGTTACAGCGTGACAGCGGAAGACGCGGCTGGGAATGCCTCCATTGCCAGCAATGCCGTGGAAACCAGCTTGTCCGATATTTGTGAATCGACGCAACTGTATTATCAGCAACATGTAGAAAGTCATGTGAGCAACTGTGCCGGTTGTCACGTTGCTGGAGGTATGGCGCAAAACAGTCGCTTGATTTTTAGCACGGGCGACAATTCTACTGCACGTAATCTCAATGCCTTGAATGCCATTACCCAAACCGTAGGCAAAACCACGGTATTGCAAAAAGCCAGCGGACAAGTTGCGCATGGCGGTGGTGCGGTATTGCCTGTCGACTCAGAAGCATTACAAGTATTCACTACTTTGTTGGATAAATTAGCTGATCCACAGCAATGTGAGATTGTTGATCCGGGTACTGGCTCGGCGGTCTTGGTCGAGTCAATGGCAGCAAACTGTGCTTCGTGTCATGGTTCAAACGGTGTCAGTCATGGTCCCGCGACACCAAGTCTGGCGGGAATAAATAGTCATTATTTCAGTAAAGTGATGCGTGATTACCAGACGGAAAATCGTGCGTCTACCGTCATGGGACGGATTGCAAAAGGCTACAGTGCCCAAGAAATTGGTCAACTGGCGACTTTTTTTGCGGCGCAACCCTTCACGATAGCCGAGCAAACCACCGATGCGGCTCAAGTGGCGCGCGGTCAGGGTTTGCATCAGCAATATTGCGCGAGTTGCCACACGGCGAATGGGCGTGATGACAGTATGACTGGTGTGCGTTTAGCTGGGCAGTGGCAGCCTTATTTAGAACGTACTCTACAAGATTACGCCACCAACCGCAGTCACGCACCGACCGGCATGGCAAATCAGCTAAGTGCGTTGTTGGCGCGTGAAGATGGGGAAGCGTTGAACGCATTAGCAGCGTTTTATGCGAGTTCCCCAGCGGATAGCCAAGCTCCTGATGCTCCTGAGTATGTGGAAGTAGCCGCATACACACCAAGGGGTGTGACCTTAACTTGGATGGACGCTTTCGATGACTGGGGTGTGTCTTACTACGAAATTTACCGCGATGGCGTGTTGATTGGGCGCAGCCGTTACAACAGCTTTACGGATACTGGCTTAGCGCAAGGCAGTTACCGTTACACCATCGTGGCTGTGGATGCCTCTGGCAACCGTTCGGTGGTGAGTAATGAAGTGGTGGCGAGTGTTTCCAGCGAAACCGCGACACCGAATGGGGTGCAATTGCTGGATTACCCAGAAACCTTGCGTAAAGCAGCGGTGCTATTGCTGAATCGTACCCCGACAGCAGCAGAATTGGCGGCAGTGACTTCTGAGGAAACCTTCCGCAGTACGCTGCGTACCATGCTGGATGCGGCTGGGGCATTGAATCCGTTTGTGTACCGCGCAGGGCATGAGGTGTTCTTGAGCAATGGTGCGGCACGGGTTAATAGCGGCAATGGCGGCATCCAAACGATGGACTTCCCCTCATTAGCGACGCTTACGACTGAAGAAATGAACATTGTCAGCGATACGATTCGTAAAGAGCCGGTGTTCCTGATGCAGTACATTGTGGGCAGTGACCGTCCTTGGACAGAAGTGCTGACAGCGGATTACACCGTTTTGAACCCCATGTTGTCGAAAGCCTTGGGTGCGCAACCATTGGAAGCGTTTACGAATGCGACGGATCAAAACGAATTGCGCCCCGCACGTATTCCGCAAGTATCGGCGCGTTTTGCGAATAAACCATTCCCGCACGCTGGGGTGTTGACGACGAATGCGTGGTTATCGCGCTTCCCAACCACGGATACTAACCGTAACCGTCACCGTGCCTCCAAGGTTTACAAGCAATTCTTAGGTCTGAACATTGAAGCTTTGGCGCAACGCCCATTGAATGATAGCGAGAATGGCGATTTCCGTGTGCCGACCATGGAAAATCCGAACTGTATGGTTTGCCATACCGTGATGGATCCAGTGGCGGGTGCATTTAAGGAATGGGGTAATAACGCCCGTTATTTGCAAAACTTTAACGGTACGCAAGGTGATAAAGATTCCTTGGCGTGGACTTACAAATCATCTAACTATCCGCTGAGTCATTTGGGTCAGTCGTGGTATCAAAAAGGTGATTTGTGGTATCGCGATATGTTGATGCCGGGATTAGATGGCAAAGCCATGCCGGGAGGCTTCACAGGTTTCGGCAGTGAAACGTGGGTGGATAGCGTTAACTTGTTGGTTAACCCATCAGCAGAGTCCGGGGTGTCGGGCTGGACAACCGTAACCGGTCAGGCAGAAGCCAGCAATAAGGCTGCGTGTTCACGGATTACCCGTGATCCTAAGTCTGGTCAGGCATTGTTCAACCTTGGTGTGTGCAATCAAGACACGGTCGAAACCTTGCTGCAACAAACCATAGACATTACTAGCCACGCCAGTGTAGTCGATGCAGGTAAAGCCGCAGTCAACTACGGTGCTTACATGAGTACCAAAGGTGACGGTGATATTCTTTCGGTTTGGGTAACGTTTGTTGGTAGTGATGATCAGGTCTTGGGTGAAAGCCGCATTTTGTTAGAAACGATTAGCTGGCAATGGGGCAATCAAAAAGCCGAACAGGCTGTGCCGGTCGGAACCCGTCATTTGCGCTTTAACCTGCGTGGAGTGCGTTCACCACGTGCTTGGTCGGATAAGCTCTTGGATGTGTATGCCGATGATGTATTCCTTACCTTGAAAACACCTGCCAGTAATGTGGCAGCGGCTGAAGGTTTGCAAGACAGCCTGCAATGGTTGGGTAAGCATTTGGTTGCGGATCAACGCTTTGCCAAAGGCGGGGTGCATTTCTGGTATCGCACCTTGTTCAAACGTGAACCGTTGACGGCGCCAGTAAATCCGGCAGCGGAAGGTTACGCGCAGCAAATGGCGGCATTTAACGAGCAAGATGCACAGCTCACTACTTTGGCTGAACAATTCCGCCAAGATAGTGGTCACGGTGTCTGGAACGTTAAAGACTTGCTGATCAATATGGTGGCTAGTCCGTTGTTCCGTGCGGAATCAGGCTACTTGGATGCAGCGGGTAAACAGGCGATACCTGATTTGGGGATGGCACGCTTGCTTACCCCAGAGGAAATTAATGGCAAACTCAAGTCGTTGGTAGGTGCTGAATGGTCGTCTTTCCGCCCTGAACGTGCGTGGAGTGATCGCATGGGCTTGTTCTACGGTGGTTTTGACGGCGGTAGTTTGCAGCCAATACCGAACACCGAAATGAACACGCTGATGAGTAAAATCCCTGAGCGTATGGCGATGGAACTCAGTTGTAATGTGGTTTACAACGATTTCCGCACTACAGCAACCGAGCGTAAATTGTTCCGTGCGGTTGAACCCACTGATACGCCGTCCCTGGAAGAGTTGGGCGATAGTCAAGCCAATATGTTGTTGAATCCGGGGGCGGAACATGGCATGGCAAACTGGGTCATTGAGCAGGGTACGGCACGTATTCTCTCCGGTAAGGCAGGTTGTGATGGCGGGCCGTCAATTCGTAGTGGACAGGCGATTTTCAACCCCGGCAGCATATGCAAAGCCCCGACTCCATTGGGGCGGATGTATCAGGATGTTGACGTTACTGCATGGGCGACGACGATTGATGCTGGTCAAGGCCGTGCTGTCTTCGGTGCAGCTTTACGGGGCTGGTCGACTAATAACGATGAAGCTAGCATTTCCTTAAGCTTCCGTGATGCCAGTGGCGTTGAAGTTGGCACATCCGCTGTCTTGAGCAGTGCGCGTAATGGTTGGGAAAACATTTCCACTGCGACCAATGTACCAGCTAATACCCGCCTGATTCGTTTCGTGATGCAGGGACGCAATTTGGGTGTGAATACCAATACCGACGCTTTTGTAGATGATACCTATCTGCGGGTCGTGGCGGATGGCAGCGATTACATGGCAGCCGGAGAAAAACGCATCCGCAGCAATATTCAATTCCTGCATAAGCATTTACTGAATGAAGATTTGCCTTTGGATGATGCGGAAATCGACCGTACTTATCGTTTGTTTAGTGAGGTTCAAGCCGATGCTAGCGGTGTTGGCACGAGTGCTTGCCGTCTTTACAGCGATTGGGAAGACCCACAGCGCACCAAACGTGCGTGGAGCATCGTCATGATGTACCTATTGACCGATGCACGTTTCTTGTACGAATAA
- a CDS encoding DUF1501 domain-containing protein, with translation MNRRNFLKTLGAVGFATSLPWVSNSVQAANLHTGKILLTLNLGGGWDHSSFSDPRNNPLMNRWATNQVAGEAGNLRYAPMAENAAFFNKYQRYMLVVNGIDIQTNGHEAAERNRNTGNLMQGYPSLNELYAAVAAPAVPMPFVRSGGFAETAGIMPFTVLPDETLLRTLANPNYYDAKRSYYANSHVSTLQRFRDERLQAQVSQPNNLPRWQEKLEELQRARAGTGDMNLLGTVLSGTLDRNDLQGQTRNGIQNLHLFLTLAAAGMTATGRFSTGGFDTHGNHDTNHANALINTTRLLDYLWTKAEGMGLADRLVVHVTSDVGRTPSYNAGNGKDHWSLGSDIIMAKNAPWANRIVGISGAGHEKRAINPNTLQLSESGVQLQPRHVQAELRKLLGIDTHALAQRYDLKAESMALFNPAVSSGITV, from the coding sequence ATGAACAGACGCAACTTTTTAAAGACGCTGGGTGCTGTCGGGTTTGCTACCTCACTGCCGTGGGTGAGCAACAGTGTACAGGCGGCGAATTTGCATACCGGGAAAATCCTGTTAACCCTGAACCTTGGTGGGGGATGGGATCACAGTTCGTTTTCCGATCCGCGCAATAATCCGCTGATGAACCGCTGGGCAACTAATCAGGTGGCGGGTGAAGCAGGTAATTTACGCTATGCACCAATGGCGGAAAACGCGGCATTTTTTAATAAATACCAGCGTTACATGTTGGTGGTGAATGGCATTGACATTCAAACTAACGGACATGAAGCGGCGGAACGTAATCGAAATACCGGTAATTTAATGCAAGGCTATCCGTCCTTGAACGAGCTGTATGCAGCAGTGGCAGCACCGGCCGTGCCTATGCCGTTTGTGCGTAGCGGTGGTTTTGCGGAAACCGCCGGGATTATGCCATTCACGGTATTGCCGGATGAAACTTTGCTGCGTACCTTGGCAAATCCTAACTATTACGATGCGAAACGCAGTTATTACGCCAATTCGCACGTTAGTACCCTACAGCGTTTTCGTGACGAACGTTTGCAAGCGCAAGTAAGTCAGCCCAATAATCTCCCACGTTGGCAGGAAAAGCTGGAAGAACTGCAACGCGCTCGCGCAGGGACAGGCGATATGAATTTGTTGGGGACGGTTTTGTCCGGTACGCTTGACCGCAACGATTTACAAGGACAGACGCGTAATGGCATTCAAAACCTGCACCTGTTTTTGACCTTGGCAGCGGCAGGTATGACTGCAACCGGGCGTTTTAGTACTGGCGGTTTTGATACGCACGGCAACCACGATACCAACCATGCGAATGCGTTGATCAATACCACGCGCTTGCTGGATTATTTGTGGACAAAGGCTGAAGGCATGGGTCTGGCGGATCGTTTGGTAGTGCATGTCACTTCTGATGTGGGGCGCACTCCTAGTTACAATGCCGGTAACGGTAAAGACCACTGGTCATTGGGCAGTGACATTATCATGGCGAAAAACGCACCTTGGGCAAATCGTATCGTTGGCATCAGCGGAGCAGGTCACGAAAAGCGTGCGATTAACCCGAATACCTTGCAATTGAGTGAATCCGGGGTGCAACTGCAACCGCGTCACGTACAGGCGGAACTCCGCAAACTCCTCGGCATCGACACCCACGCCCTTGCGCAACGCTACGACCTGAAAGCCGAAAGCATGGCATTATTCAACCCCGCAGTATCCAGCGGCATCACGGTTTAG